Proteins from a genomic interval of Anolis sagrei isolate rAnoSag1 chromosome 1, rAnoSag1.mat, whole genome shotgun sequence:
- the FBXO28 gene encoding F-box only protein 28, with protein MAAAVVAAAERLLSSEAAEGGGGVSVALEQHSGRLSPPSPALQPRGEAQALEQQQQLPQSNTLVGLPIVAIEGILGFLSYDETSQLRLVCKRMDLVCQRMLNQGFLKVERYHNLCQKQVKAQLPRRESERRNHSLARHADILAAVETRLSLLNMTFMKYVDSNLCCFIPGKVIDEIYRVLRYVNSTKAPQRAHEVLQELRDISSMAMEYFDEKIVPILKRKLPGSDVSGRLIAAAPVPGPSAALTTMQLFSKQNPSRQEVTKLQQQIKTNGAGVTVLRREISELRTKVQEQQKQLQDQDQKLLEQTQIIGEQNARLAELERKLREVMESAVGESSRSAPSEEAPRKRKKAVESIGSLRKSKRLRNNK; from the exons ATGGCGGCGGCGGTGGTGGCAGCGGCCGAGCGGCTCCTCTCCTCAGAGGCAGCGGAGGGAGGCGGCGGCGTGTCTGTAGCCCTGGAACAGCACTCGGGCCGGCTCTCCCCTCCTTCCCCGGCACTCCAGCCCCGCGGGGAGGCCCAGGCcctggagcagcagcagcagctgcctCAGAGCAACACGCTGGTGGGCCTCCCCATCGTGGCCATCGAGGGCATCCTGGGCTTCCTCTCCTACGACGAGACCAGCCAGCTGCGCCTG GTTTGTAAGCGAATGGATTTGGTCTGCCAGAGGATGTTGAATCAGGGATTTCTGAAAGTGGAGAGATACCACAATTTGTGCCAGAAACAAGTTAAAGCACAGCTTCCAAG ACGGGAATCAGAAAGGAGAAATCACTCATTAGCTCGCCATGCAGATATTCTTGCTGCTGTAGAAACAAGACTGTCCCTGTTAAATATGACGTTTATGAAGTATGTGGATTCTAACCTCTGCTGCTTTATACCTGGGAAG GTAATTGATGAAATATATCGTGTATTAAGGTATGTAAATTCTACTAAAGCTCCACAGAGAGCCCATGAAGTCCTTCAGGAGCTAAGGGACATTTCATCAATGGCAATGGAATATTTTGATGAGAAGATAGTTCCAATTCTAAAAAGAAAGTTGCCAGGATCAGATGTGTCAGGACGACTTATAGCAGCGGCTCCAG TTCCAGGTCCTTCTGCAGCCTTAACTACAATGCAGCTCTTCTCCAAACAAAACCCATCGAGGCAGGAAGTTACCAAACTCCAGCAGCAAATTAAAACCAATGGTGCAGGCGTGACTGTGCTGAGGCGTGAGATTTCAGAGCTCCGCACCAAAGTGCAAGAGCAGCAGAAGCAGCTCCAAGACCAagatcagaaactacttgaacaAACCCAGATCATAGGTGAGCAGAATGCCCGGCTGGCTGAACTTGAGCGCAAACTACGAGAGGTTATGGAGAGCGCAGTCGGGGAGTCCTCGCGGTCAGCACCAAGTGAGGAAGCTCCTCGGAAACGGAAGAAGGCAGTTGAATCCATAGGTTCCCTTAGAAAATCAAAACGGCTTCGGAATAATAAATAA